One region of Candidatus Rokuibacteriota bacterium genomic DNA includes:
- a CDS encoding zinc ribbon domain-containing protein, with product MQCPRCQAHNREGVRFCEECDLAVTCSNCGAEVGPEKKFCGSCGAPLAAQPGDRFTSPQAYTPRHLAEKILTSKTALEGGRKRVTVLFADLTGSMELLADRDPEEARKLLDPVLERMMDAVHRYEGTVNQVMGDGIMALFGAPVGRPLTWPRGWNRWPGRGRS from the coding sequence ATGCAGTGTCCGCGTTGCCAAGCCCACAACCGCGAAGGCGTGAGGTTCTGCGAGGAGTGCGACCTGGCGGTCACATGCTCGAACTGCGGCGCGGAAGTGGGTCCAGAGAAAAAGTTCTGCGGCTCTTGCGGCGCGCCGCTGGCCGCTCAACCCGGAGACCGGTTTACCTCCCCGCAGGCTTACACGCCGAGGCACCTGGCCGAGAAGATCCTCACTTCCAAGACCGCGCTCGAAGGCGGGCGCAAGCGGGTCACCGTCCTCTTCGCAGATCTCACGGGCTCGATGGAACTGCTGGCCGACCGCGATCCCGAGGAGGCGCGGAAGCTCCTCGACCCCGTGCTGGAGCGCATGATGGACGCCGTCCACCGTTACGAGGGGACGGTGAATCAGGTCATGGGCGACGGGATCATGGCCCTCTTCGGCGCGCCGGTGGGCAGACCACTCACCTGGCCGCGCGGATGGAACAGATGGCCGGGCCGGGGTCGATCCTAA